Below is a window of Pyrobaculum aerophilum str. IM2 DNA.
AGATTCGGCATTGCCTCACACATTGGGGTGGTCTTAAAAAAGCCCACTATCGGCGTTGCGAAATCAAGGCTATACGGAGAAGAAGTCGGAGATAAGCTTGTGGATCCCGCTACTGGCGAGGTGCTCGCCCTCATAATAAAATGCGGTGGGAAAAAGTACGTCTCTGTGGGATCTTACGCCACTCTTGATGAGGCCGCGGGGCTAGTTGCGCAACTGTGTAAAAGCGGAGATGTATATCCGCTAAGGTTAGCACATGAACTTGCAAATAAATTAAAAAAAGCCCATTTACCTGACGACAAGGACAGGGACTCTTGCCCTTGAAACAACGGCTTGCGACGCAGAGCCTAATACTAAACACTGTATAGCAGACAGCCCGCGGGAGCCCATTACTATTAAGTCCACTTCTTTCTCCTCGGCGTAGTTCAATATCTCAGTAGCCGGGGTCCCCGATCTAACAGCTATATCATCGACGTTAACGCCCTTAGACTTTAAGGCATTGGCGGCCTCCTGGGCAATTTTCTTGGCCTTTTCGAGTGAGACCTGAGAGGGATCTGTGGAGACTGTTATCACATACACCGAGGCCCCTAAGGCCTTCGCAAGAGCTGAGGCGCGCTCCACTGCCTTTTTGGCGTGATCAGAGCCGTCGTGTGCCACTAGGATTTTTTGTACATGTTTTGAAAAACACATGGGTTTTATTACTTTCCTCCCGCCCCTAGCACCAGTAAACCTCTAATAAAGTACCTCCCCAGCGCTATGAATAACAGCAAAGGCGGAAGTGAGGCCAGCAATGCCGCTGAGAACATTTCGTTGTACAGATTCCCAGATTGACCCACGTAACTGAAGACTTTAAGCGTTATGTGGTTGTTATACGACCTGGAGAGCACCAGAGGTATGAAGAAGTTATTCCAACCGTTGATTGCAAGGTATGTCGCCGTGGACGTGAAAGCCGGCCCTAAAAGCGGCAGTACTGCCTTGGAGAATATAGTGAGCTCCCCTGCGCCGTCTATTTCGGCGGCCTCTACCACGGCACGCGGAAGCGCCGTGATGAATATTAACATCATTAACGTGGCAAATGGTGTGAAAAATATGAGCAAGCCCAAGGCTATGCCATACAGAGTGTCAAATAGGCCGATTTGAGACATAAAACGCGCTAAGGGGACAGCTGCCGATTGGTACGGCAAGTACGTGGCAATAGCCACAAATATCA
It encodes the following:
- a CDS encoding universal stress protein gives rise to the protein MCFSKHVQKILVAHDGSDHAKKAVERASALAKALGASVYVITVSTDPSQVSLEKAKKIAQEAANALKSKGVNVDDIAVRSGTPATEILNYAEEKEVDLIVMGSRGLSAIQCLVLGSASQAVVSRARVPVLVVR
- the glcU gene encoding glucose ABC transporter permease GlcU — its product is MKFAVHLLIVIVGAVWALPLYVLVVGALKPLSEVLTTPVFTPSSIDLSTLVKISGELAPVLLNTALVVFPTALIATFVGALGAYALWRATSKLKDVLLIFVAIATYLPYQSAAVPLARFMSQIGLFDTLYGIALGLLIFFTPFATLMMLIFITALPRAVVEAAEIDGAGELTIFSKAVLPLLGPAFTSTATYLAINGWNNFFIPLVLSRSYNNHITLKVFSYVGQSGNLYNEMFSAALLASLPPLLLFIALGRYFIRGLLVLGAGGK